A single window of Oncorhynchus clarkii lewisi isolate Uvic-CL-2024 chromosome 10, UVic_Ocla_1.0, whole genome shotgun sequence DNA harbors:
- the LOC139418317 gene encoding protein sprouty homolog 3-like — protein MDPPPGRGPAPVRMDLDGLDLQQVPVLSLDQIRSIRASNDYVERPVALDHTSHSGFFYAHDDHYPITHGYPPQGYLHGYSQGYPSHAPLPRSQSQQQHAHLTHLSRSSTASSAMSRTSAASDQRLLAGLTPSHSGLASVVRSQPKGELKPEASLGKGLEEGEDLGLHLFICERCGRCKCQECCAPRSLPSYWVCRQRCLCSAQSAVEYGTCLCCVKGLFYHCSAQDDEDNCADRPCACTPAHACARWSTIGLLALCLPCLCCYPPARLCLALCQQAHDRATRPGCRCSNTNTVCRKISTSNPNPGHAPFRSKSLEKPV, from the coding sequence ATGGACCCTCCCCCGGGTCGTGGCCCTGCCCCAGTCAGGATGGACCTGGATGGGCTGGACCTCCAGCAGGTGCCTGTCCTCTCCCTGGACCAGATTCGCTCCATCCGGGCCAGCAATGACTATGTGGAACGCCCCGTGGCCCTGGACCACACCTCACATTCTGGCTTCTTTTACGCCCACGACGACCACTACCCCATcacccatgggtacccccctcaAGGTTACCTTCATGGTTACTCTCAGGGGTACCCGTCCCACGCCCCTCTCCCCCGGAGCCAGAGCCAGCAGCAACATGCCCACCTGACCCATCTGAGTCGCTCCAGTACAGCCAGCTCAGCCATGTCCCGGACCAGCGCTGCCTCCGACCAGAGACTCCTGGCGGGTCTGACGCCCTCCCACTCTGGCCTGGCCTCAGTGGTGCGCTCTCAGCCTAAAGGAGAACTCAAGCCTGAGGCTTCCCTAGGTAAAggcctggaggagggagaggacctGGGCTTGCACCTGTTTATCTGTGAGCGCTGTGGGAGGTGTAAGTGTCAGGAGTGCTGCGCTCCGCGGAGCCTGCCGTCCTACTGGGTCTGTAGGCAGCGCTGCCTCTGCTCTgctcagagtgctgtggagtacGGCACCTGTCTGTGCTGCGTTAAGGGCCTGTTCTACCACTGCTCCGCTCAGGATGACGAGGACAACTGTGCCGACCGGCCCTGTGCTTGCACGCCCGCCCACGCCTGCGCTCGCTGGAGTACCATTGGCCTTCTGGCGCTGTGCCTGCCCTGTCTCTGCTGCTACCCACCTGCCAGACTGTGCCTCGCCCTGTGCCAGCAGGCCCACGACCGAGCCACCCGCCCTGGCTGCCGCTGCAGCAACACCAACACCGTGTGTCGCAAGATCTCCACCTCCAACCCCAACCCCGGGCATGCCCCCTTCCGCAGCAAGTCCCTGGAGAAGCCTGTATGA